The following coding sequences lie in one Haladaptatus sp. DJG-WS-42 genomic window:
- a CDS encoding NUDIX domain-containing protein, producing MSITARMRRHVEETIRRFDAAYGTYEIVEKEETWPTGRYDGAAAHFEETGDLGGAGVWLSNRDGEVLLIRRVDDVAWTAPGGYINPDESYEETARREVREETSVECLLTGLNQVHVTAVTDEADPSRPELFNLSVVFDGQHLSGSPEADADEVESARWWDVLPEKLHHPELHQLPLPEPTPSLTDEE from the coding sequence ATGTCAATCACCGCGCGAATGCGTCGCCACGTAGAGGAGACGATTCGCCGGTTCGACGCGGCCTACGGCACCTACGAAATCGTCGAGAAGGAAGAGACGTGGCCCACCGGGCGCTACGATGGAGCCGCCGCCCACTTCGAGGAAACCGGTGACCTCGGCGGGGCGGGCGTCTGGCTCTCGAACCGTGATGGCGAAGTGCTGCTCATCCGACGAGTAGACGATGTCGCGTGGACCGCGCCGGGTGGCTACATCAACCCCGATGAATCCTACGAAGAAACCGCCCGCCGCGAAGTACGTGAGGAGACGAGCGTCGAGTGTTTGCTCACCGGACTCAACCAAGTCCACGTCACGGCCGTTACCGACGAAGCCGACCCCAGCCGACCAGAACTGTTCAATCTCTCTGTTGTGTTCGACGGCCAGCACCTCTCGGGGTCGCCAGAGGCCGATGCAGACGAAGTCGAATCGGCGCGATGGTGGGACGTGCTCCCAGAAAAACTCCACCATCCAGAGCTCCACCAACTGCCGCTCCCCGAGCCAACGCCGTCGCTCACGGACGAAGAATAA
- the rpsB gene encoding 30S ribosomal protein S2, with the protein MSDNEQEEGLEAAEEEIDTEPTGEAGAEPEVDPDTDVREADDEEPAAEAEEESPVLDEDVMDNQEEADLLIPVEDYLAAGVHIGTQQKTKYMERFIHRVRDDGLYVLDISKTDERIRTAADFLAGYNPEQILVTSSRQYGRFPAEKFADAVGARARTGRFIPGTLTNPDYAGYIEPDVVVVTDPIGDSQAVKEAITVGIPVIAMCDSNNSTSNVDLVVPTNNKGRKALSVVYWLLANETLDRRGAEPSYALDDFESEI; encoded by the coding sequence ATGAGCGATAACGAACAAGAAGAAGGCCTCGAGGCGGCCGAGGAGGAGATCGACACGGAGCCGACCGGCGAGGCCGGTGCGGAACCCGAGGTCGACCCCGACACGGACGTCCGAGAGGCAGATGACGAAGAGCCGGCCGCAGAGGCCGAAGAAGAGAGCCCCGTGCTTGACGAGGACGTAATGGACAACCAGGAGGAGGCAGACCTCCTCATCCCGGTCGAGGATTACCTCGCCGCTGGTGTCCACATCGGTACCCAGCAGAAGACCAAGTACATGGAGCGGTTCATTCACCGCGTCCGTGACGACGGTCTGTACGTCCTTGACATCTCGAAAACAGACGAGCGCATCCGCACCGCTGCGGACTTCCTTGCGGGCTACAACCCAGAACAGATTCTGGTGACCTCCAGTCGCCAGTACGGTCGCTTCCCGGCAGAGAAGTTCGCCGACGCCGTCGGCGCACGTGCCCGCACGGGCCGCTTCATCCCCGGAACGCTGACCAACCCCGACTACGCAGGCTACATCGAGCCGGACGTCGTCGTGGTGACCGACCCAATCGGTGACAGTCAGGCCGTAAAAGAGGCCATCACCGTTGGTATCCCGGTCATCGCAATGTGCGACTCCAACAACTCGACCAGCAACGTAGACCTCGTCGTCCCAACGAACAACAAGGGTCGCAAAGCGCTGTCGGTCGTCTACTGGCTGCTTGCCAACGAGACGCTCGACCGCCGCGGCGCAGAGCCGTCCTACGCCCTCGACGACTTCGAGAGCGAGATTTAA
- the eno gene encoding phosphopyruvate hydratase → MTLISEVHLRAILDSRGNPTVEADVRTESGGFGRAAAPSGASTGEFEAIELPVEEAIAAAREHAIPRLVGKVYAGDQRSVDAALRAADGTDNFSELGANSAVAISMAAAKAAADLLGAPLYQHLGGTFRGNSFPVPLGNVIGGGEHATDATYIQEFLSAPVGAPSVEDAVFANAAVHDTVKELLSARGVAAAKGDEGAWAPSIDDAEAFDIMAEATDAVEDDVGFEIRFGLDVAASELFEDGEYHYGDVTRTPDEQVDYIASLVTDYDLVYVEDALDENDFDGFKALTEKVGDQTLICGDDLFVTNTERLADGIDMGAANSILIKPNQIGTLSDAFDAVELAVRNGYDPVISHRSGETEDTTIAHLAVATDAPFVKTGAVGGERTAKLNELIRIEANA, encoded by the coding sequence GTGACACTCATCTCCGAGGTTCACTTACGCGCGATTCTCGACTCCCGGGGCAACCCGACGGTCGAAGCAGACGTGCGCACCGAGAGCGGCGGATTCGGCCGTGCGGCCGCCCCAAGTGGCGCGAGCACAGGCGAATTCGAAGCCATCGAACTCCCCGTAGAAGAGGCCATCGCGGCCGCCCGGGAACACGCCATCCCCCGACTCGTCGGGAAGGTGTACGCAGGCGACCAGCGCAGCGTTGACGCAGCACTGCGCGCTGCAGACGGGACGGATAACTTCTCCGAGCTTGGTGCAAACAGCGCCGTTGCCATTTCGATGGCCGCGGCAAAGGCGGCCGCCGACTTGCTCGGCGCGCCCCTCTACCAGCATCTCGGTGGAACGTTCCGCGGAAACTCGTTCCCCGTCCCCCTCGGCAACGTCATCGGCGGCGGTGAACACGCCACCGACGCGACGTACATCCAGGAGTTCCTTTCGGCCCCCGTCGGCGCACCGAGCGTCGAGGACGCAGTGTTTGCGAACGCGGCAGTTCACGACACGGTCAAAGAACTGCTCTCCGCACGCGGCGTTGCGGCAGCGAAAGGCGATGAGGGCGCGTGGGCGCCGTCGATTGACGATGCCGAAGCGTTCGACATCATGGCCGAAGCAACCGACGCGGTCGAAGACGACGTTGGCTTCGAGATTCGATTCGGCCTCGACGTGGCCGCATCCGAACTGTTCGAAGACGGCGAGTACCACTACGGAGACGTCACGCGCACGCCTGACGAACAAGTAGACTACATCGCCTCCCTCGTCACTGACTACGACCTCGTGTACGTCGAGGACGCCCTCGACGAGAACGACTTTGACGGCTTCAAAGCGCTCACCGAGAAAGTCGGCGACCAGACGCTCATCTGTGGGGACGACCTGTTCGTCACCAACACCGAGCGACTCGCCGACGGCATCGACATGGGCGCGGCAAACAGCATCCTCATCAAGCCAAATCAGATTGGCACGCTGAGTGACGCGTTCGACGCCGTCGAACTCGCCGTCCGAAACGGGTACGACCCGGTCATCTCCCATCGCAGTGGTGAGACAGAGGACACGACGATCGCACACCTCGCTGTCGCGACCGACGCACCGTTCGTAAAGACCGGTGCCGTTGGCGGCGAGCGCACTGCAAAACTCAACGAACTCATCCGAATCGAGGCAAACGCATGA
- a CDS encoding DNA-directed RNA polymerase subunit K, with protein sequence MSMQRYSRYEKARILGARALQVSYGAPVLIETDESQPILIAAEEFDAGVLPFTVNRGAKQ encoded by the coding sequence ATATCCATGCAACGATACAGCCGGTACGAAAAAGCACGCATCCTCGGGGCACGCGCCCTGCAGGTGTCGTACGGCGCGCCCGTACTCATCGAGACGGACGAATCCCAACCGATTCTCATCGCAGCCGAGGAGTTCGACGCCGGTGTCCTGCCTTTCACTGTCAATCGAGGTGCAAAGCAGTGA
- a CDS encoding DNA-directed RNA polymerase subunit N, with protein sequence MMIPVRCFTCGKVVGEHWEEFEARALDGDEDPEQVLDDLGLDRFCCRRMLVSHRDLVDVVAPYQ encoded by the coding sequence ATGATGATACCAGTCCGGTGTTTCACGTGCGGCAAAGTTGTCGGCGAACACTGGGAAGAATTCGAAGCACGCGCCTTAGATGGCGATGAAGACCCCGAACAAGTACTCGACGACCTCGGGCTGGACCGATTCTGCTGTCGGCGCATGCTAGTGTCGCACCGCGACCTCGTCGATGTCGTCGCCCCATACCAGTGA
- a CDS encoding 30S ribosomal protein S9 — protein sequence MVTNTSGKKKTAIARATVKAGEGRVRINSQPVELVEPELARLKMLEPFRISEGLRDSVDIEVHVQGGGVVGQADAVRTAIARGLVEHSADAELRDAFMEFDRSLLVNDVRQSEPKKWGGPGARARYQKSYR from the coding sequence ATGGTAACGAATACGAGTGGTAAGAAGAAGACGGCCATCGCCCGTGCAACGGTCAAAGCAGGCGAGGGTCGTGTGCGTATCAATTCCCAGCCAGTCGAACTGGTCGAACCAGAGCTCGCCCGCCTCAAGATGCTGGAGCCGTTCCGCATCTCCGAAGGCCTGCGCGACTCGGTCGACATCGAAGTGCACGTGCAAGGCGGCGGCGTCGTCGGACAGGCCGACGCAGTCCGCACCGCCATCGCGCGTGGACTGGTTGAGCACTCTGCGGACGCCGAACTCCGCGACGCGTTCATGGAGTTCGACCGTTCCCTGCTGGTGAACGACGTTCGCCAGTCTGAACCAAAGAAGTGGGGCGGGCCTGGCGCTCGTGCCCGCTACCAGAAGTCCTACCGCTGA
- a CDS encoding 50S ribosomal protein L13, translating to MSAAEFDVDVIVDARDCIMGRVASQVAQLALDGERVAVVNAEETIITGGREDIFSVYEKRAEIGSDQGPYYPKRPDMIFKRAIRGMLPYKTQRGREALESVRVYVGNPYDEDGEVLEGTSLDRLSNIRFVQLGEVSEKLGANVTW from the coding sequence ATGAGCGCAGCCGAATTTGACGTCGACGTCATCGTCGACGCCCGCGACTGCATCATGGGTCGGGTGGCCAGTCAGGTCGCCCAGCTCGCCTTAGACGGCGAGCGCGTTGCCGTGGTGAACGCAGAAGAAACCATCATCACTGGCGGCCGAGAGGACATCTTCTCGGTCTACGAAAAACGCGCAGAGATCGGCTCTGACCAGGGCCCATACTACCCAAAGCGTCCCGACATGATCTTCAAGCGCGCCATCCGCGGCATGCTGCCATACAAAACGCAGCGTGGCCGCGAGGCGCTCGAATCCGTCCGCGTCTACGTGGGTAACCCGTACGACGAAGACGGCGAAGTGCTTGAAGGCACGTCGCTCGACCGCTTATCGAACATTCGCTTCGTCCAACTGGGCGAAGTGAGCGAAAAACTGGGGGCCAACGTCACATGGTAA
- a CDS encoding 50S ribosomal protein L18e → MSKTNPRLASLIADLKSTARDSGADIWSDVADRLEKPRRNHAEVNLGRIERYAKEDETVVVPGKVLGSGVLQKSVTVAAVDFSSSAETKIKQVGEPVKLEQILEQNPNGTNIRVIQ, encoded by the coding sequence ATGAGTAAGACGAATCCGAGGCTCGCCAGTCTCATCGCCGACCTGAAGTCGACCGCCCGTGATTCGGGTGCCGACATCTGGAGCGATGTTGCTGACCGACTCGAAAAGCCCCGGCGTAACCACGCAGAGGTCAACCTGGGCCGTATCGAGCGGTACGCCAAAGAGGACGAAACCGTCGTTGTACCCGGTAAGGTGCTCGGCAGTGGTGTCCTTCAAAAGTCGGTCACCGTCGCTGCAGTCGACTTCTCGTCGTCCGCAGAGACGAAGATCAAGCAAGTCGGTGAGCCAGTCAAGCTGGAACAGATTCTAGAACAGAACCCCAACGGAACGAACATCCGGGTGATTCAATGA
- a CDS encoding DNA-directed RNA polymerase subunit D, producing MAVDYEVEFIDYTDRRSRFLVRGVTPAFANGIRRAMITDVPTLSIDTVRFIENSSVMFDEMIALRLGLVPLTSPIGEFELGDTVTLSLDVKGPATAYSGDLVSADDLVQPADQNVPIVELKESQRLEFEADAVLDTGKSHAKFQGGVAVGYRHLQRVEVVGDAGEFEDDEPNILRGVIEEDGELVGTEEFDHDLSKRYPGKEVEVTDVPNAFVFDVETDGSFTVADLVLAAADSLGDRAAELEEAVQL from the coding sequence ATGGCTGTCGACTACGAAGTGGAGTTCATCGACTACACGGATCGCAGGTCGCGATTCCTCGTCCGTGGGGTCACCCCGGCATTCGCAAACGGCATCCGCCGCGCGATGATTACGGACGTGCCCACGCTGTCGATCGACACGGTTCGGTTCATCGAGAACTCGAGTGTGATGTTCGACGAGATGATCGCCCTGCGACTGGGCCTCGTCCCGCTCACCTCGCCAATCGGTGAGTTCGAGCTCGGTGACACCGTCACTCTGAGCCTCGACGTGAAAGGTCCGGCAACGGCCTACTCGGGCGACCTCGTCTCGGCGGACGACCTCGTCCAGCCCGCAGACCAGAACGTCCCCATCGTCGAACTCAAAGAGAGCCAGCGCCTCGAATTCGAGGCCGACGCGGTTCTCGACACCGGCAAATCCCACGCGAAGTTCCAAGGTGGGGTGGCCGTTGGCTACCGACACCTCCAGCGTGTCGAAGTCGTCGGCGACGCAGGCGAGTTCGAAGATGACGAACCGAACATCCTTCGTGGTGTAATCGAAGAAGACGGAGAACTGGTCGGCACTGAGGAGTTCGACCACGACCTCTCGAAGCGGTATCCCGGCAAGGAAGTCGAAGTCACCGACGTCCCGAACGCGTTCGTGTTCGACGTCGAAACCGACGGGTCGTTCACCGTCGCAGACCTCGTCCTCGCCGCCGCCGACAGTCTCGGCGACCGCGCCGCAGAACTCGAAGAAGCAGTCCAACTGTAA
- a CDS encoding 30S ribosomal protein S11, giving the protein MSSEEEKWGIAHVYASFNNTIITVTDQTGAETIVKSSGGTVVKQNRDEASPYAAMQMAETVAEEIHAAGITGLHVRVRGPGGNLQKNPGPGAQATIRALARAGLEIGRIEDVTPIPHDGTRAPKNSGF; this is encoded by the coding sequence ATGAGTTCTGAAGAAGAAAAATGGGGCATTGCCCACGTCTACGCATCGTTCAACAACACCATCATTACGGTAACCGACCAGACGGGCGCTGAGACGATTGTCAAATCGTCCGGTGGTACCGTGGTCAAGCAGAACCGTGACGAAGCATCCCCGTACGCGGCGATGCAGATGGCTGAGACGGTTGCAGAGGAGATTCACGCCGCTGGTATCACTGGCCTGCACGTCCGCGTGCGCGGCCCCGGTGGCAACCTCCAGAAGAACCCAGGCCCCGGCGCACAGGCGACCATCCGCGCGCTTGCCCGTGCCGGCCTCGAAATCGGCCGCATCGAAGACGTAACGCCAATTCCGCACGACGGCACTCGTGCCCCTAAGAACAGCGGGTTCTAA
- a CDS encoding 30S ribosomal protein S4, with the protein MSLPGQNTKFYETPNHPFQGERIAEEHGLAGRYGLKNKEELWKAQSELRNYRREARELLGQTQGDTELATERGSQFLARLKRIGVLSEDDSLDDVLSLDVNDVLERRLQTIAYRKGLGHTPKQARQFIVHGHVTVNGSRVTAPSAKVSVTDEDSVAFDETSPLADDLHPERSEDQQ; encoded by the coding sequence ATGTCGCTTCCCGGACAGAACACGAAGTTCTACGAAACCCCGAACCACCCGTTCCAGGGCGAGCGCATCGCCGAAGAGCACGGGCTCGCCGGTCGCTACGGCCTGAAGAACAAAGAAGAACTCTGGAAGGCGCAGTCGGAACTGCGTAACTACCGCCGCGAAGCCCGCGAACTGCTCGGGCAGACGCAGGGCGACACGGAACTCGCAACCGAGCGCGGTTCCCAGTTCCTCGCCCGTCTCAAGCGCATCGGCGTCCTCTCTGAGGACGACAGCCTTGACGACGTCCTGAGTCTCGACGTGAACGACGTGCTCGAACGTCGTCTCCAGACGATTGCCTACCGCAAAGGCCTCGGTCACACGCCAAAGCAGGCCCGTCAGTTCATCGTCCACGGTCACGTCACCGTGAACGGGAGCCGCGTCACCGCGCCATCGGCGAAGGTGTCGGTCACAGACGAGGATTCGGTCGCGTTCGACGAGACCAGCCCACTTGCAGACGACCTGCACCCTGAGCGTTCGGAGGACCAACAATGA
- a CDS encoding 30S ribosomal protein S13, with translation MSAEEPTTDEEQDDIRYFVRIGQTDLDGTKSIERALSEMNGIGRRTARIIAKKADIDRRSTFGRLEDDEIESIVSLVEEYADEVPVWLTNRQSDFYTGETKHITGNDVNLTRTRDINRMKMINSYKGARHKRGQKVRGQRTKSTGRSEGTIGVNIEAIKQEEE, from the coding sequence ATGAGTGCAGAAGAACCCACCACGGACGAAGAACAAGACGACATCAGATACTTCGTTCGGATCGGACAGACAGACCTCGATGGTACGAAGAGCATCGAGCGTGCACTGAGTGAGATGAACGGCATTGGCCGACGGACGGCCCGCATCATCGCGAAAAAAGCCGACATCGACCGACGTTCCACGTTCGGCCGCCTCGAGGACGATGAGATTGAATCGATTGTCTCCCTCGTAGAGGAGTACGCAGACGAAGTGCCAGTGTGGCTCACGAATCGTCAGAGCGACTTCTACACGGGCGAGACGAAACACATCACCGGTAACGACGTGAACCTCACGCGAACGCGTGACATCAACCGGATGAAGATGATCAACTCCTACAAGGGCGCACGCCACAAGCGCGGACAGAAAGTCCGCGGTCAGCGCACCAAGTCCACGGGGCGTTCGGAGGGGACCATCGGTGTCAACATCGAAGCCATCAAACAGGAGGAGGAGTAA
- the moaA gene encoding GTP 3',8-cyclase MoaA, with the protein MLTDDFGREVSGVRISLTDRCNFDCVYCHNEGLGDTRGPMDPQENEMSADEVVRFLEVVTEFGVEKVKFTGGEPMLREDLEEIIRRTPDSMEVSLTTNGTFLPGRAEALKEAGLARVNVSQDALDPKEFAEITKSGAYDRVLEGVQAALDAGLDPVKLNMVVFKQTAGYVPEMVDHVAENEGLQLQLIEYMPELTGHDEWAIDIGRVHDWLAEQADRIERRNMHGRKRYYIGKGMVEIVDPVGNKSFCANCHRVRVTHEGYLKGCLNRNDDLRPMGEMTKAEIRSAFREVVANRVPYYGEYLVEEDGEWVVNEKYLPEKTVGV; encoded by the coding sequence ATGCTCACGGACGATTTTGGCCGCGAGGTATCCGGTGTGCGGATTTCGCTGACCGACCGGTGTAATTTTGATTGTGTCTACTGCCACAACGAGGGGCTCGGGGACACGCGCGGGCCGATGGATCCGCAAGAAAACGAGATGAGCGCGGATGAGGTGGTTCGCTTTCTGGAGGTCGTAACGGAGTTTGGGGTGGAGAAGGTGAAGTTCACGGGTGGGGAGCCGATGTTGCGCGAAGACTTAGAGGAGATTATCCGGCGCACACCCGACTCGATGGAGGTGTCGCTGACGACGAACGGGACGTTTTTACCAGGACGGGCGGAGGCGCTCAAAGAAGCTGGTCTCGCGCGGGTGAACGTCTCACAGGACGCCCTCGACCCGAAGGAGTTTGCGGAAATTACGAAAAGTGGTGCCTACGACCGCGTGCTCGAAGGCGTGCAAGCGGCGCTCGACGCCGGGCTCGACCCCGTGAAGCTGAACATGGTCGTGTTCAAGCAGACAGCGGGTTACGTCCCTGAGATGGTAGACCACGTTGCTGAAAACGAGGGTCTGCAACTCCAGCTCATCGAGTACATGCCGGAACTGACTGGCCACGACGAGTGGGCTATCGACATCGGGCGGGTTCACGACTGGCTCGCAGAGCAGGCAGACCGCATCGAACGCCGAAACATGCACGGGAGAAAGCGCTACTATATCGGGAAGGGCATGGTCGAAATCGTTGACCCGGTCGGGAACAAGAGCTTCTGTGCAAACTGTCATCGCGTGCGCGTGACGCACGAAGGATATCTGAAGGGGTGTCTCAACCGAAACGACGACCTTCGGCCGATGGGTGAGATGACCAAAGCCGAGATTCGTTCGGCGTTCCGCGAAGTCGTGGCGAATCGCGTGCCGTACTACGGCGAGTATCTCGTCGAAGAAGATGGTGAGTGGGTGGTAAACGAGAAGTACCTCCCCGAGAAGACGGTCGGCGTCTGA
- a CDS encoding Mrp/NBP35 family ATP-binding protein: MDKADILDLLRRVDDPDLGDDIVSLNLVNEVTIDADDTVHISLALGAPYSPNETEIAARVREILAAEGIEPELTADVDRGITAEESILPNVKNIIAVASGKGGVGKSTVAVNLAAGLSQMGARVGLFDADVYGPNVPRMVGSDERPKATAEEKIVPPEKFGMKLMSMAFLTGQDDPVIWRGPMVHKLLTQLWEDVEWGHLDYMIIDLPPGTGDTQLTLLQTVPVTGAVIVTTPQEVALDDARKALRMFGKHQTPVLGIVENMSSFRCPDCGNDHSIFGEGGGERFAEEVEMPFLGKIPLDPRVRTGGDEGKPVVMDEDSATGDAFREFTENTATNVGVLLRRRMQ; the protein is encoded by the coding sequence ATGGACAAAGCGGACATCCTCGACCTCCTGCGACGGGTAGACGACCCTGATCTCGGCGACGATATCGTCTCGCTGAATCTCGTAAACGAGGTCACTATCGACGCAGACGACACCGTCCACATCTCACTCGCGCTCGGTGCACCCTACTCTCCGAACGAAACAGAAATCGCCGCTCGTGTACGCGAAATTCTCGCAGCAGAAGGCATTGAGCCAGAACTCACCGCAGACGTAGACCGTGGTATCACCGCAGAAGAAAGCATCCTCCCGAACGTCAAGAACATCATCGCCGTCGCCTCCGGCAAAGGCGGCGTCGGGAAATCCACGGTCGCCGTGAACCTTGCCGCTGGCCTCTCCCAGATGGGCGCGCGCGTCGGGCTCTTCGACGCGGACGTGTACGGCCCGAACGTTCCGCGGATGGTCGGCTCGGACGAACGCCCGAAAGCCACCGCCGAGGAGAAAATCGTCCCACCCGAGAAATTCGGGATGAAGCTGATGAGCATGGCCTTCCTCACTGGCCAAGACGACCCAGTCATCTGGCGCGGCCCAATGGTCCACAAACTGCTCACCCAACTCTGGGAGGACGTCGAATGGGGCCACCTCGACTACATGATTATCGACCTGCCACCCGGCACCGGCGACACCCAACTCACCCTCCTCCAAACCGTCCCCGTCACCGGCGCAGTCATCGTCACGACCCCACAGGAGGTTGCCCTTGACGACGCCCGAAAAGCTCTCCGGATGTTCGGCAAACACCAAACACCCGTTCTTGGCATTGTCGAAAACATGAGTTCCTTCCGCTGTCCAGACTGCGGCAACGACCACTCCATTTTCGGCGAAGGCGGCGGCGAGCGCTTCGCAGAGGAAGTCGAGATGCCGTTCCTCGGGAAAATCCCACTCGACCCGCGCGTCCGCACGGGCGGAGACGAAGGCAAACCCGTCGTGATGGACGAAGACTCAGCGACCGGCGACGCATTCCGTGAGTTCACGGAGAATACTGCCACGAACGTCGGGGTTCTACTTCGCCGACGGATGCAATAA